The DNA segment GGAGTCAAGATGTTTGATATTGTCGAACTGTCACGGTTACAGTTTGCCTTAACAGCAATGTATCACTTCCTGTTTGTCCCATTAACGCTGGGTATGGCGTTTATGCTGGCAATCATGGAAACGATATATGTTCTGTCGGGTAAACAAGTTTACAAAGATATGACAAAGTTCTGGGGTAAGTTATTTGGTATTAACTTTGCTCTGGGTGTCGCAACTGGGTTGACCATGGAGTTCCAATTTGGTACTAACTGGTCATATTTCTCTCATTACGTCGGTGATATCTTCGGTGCGCCTTTAGCAATCGAAGGTTTAATGGCGTTCTTCTTAGAATCAACTTTCGTCGGATTGTTCTTCTTTGGCTGGGATCGTTTAGGTAAGAAGCAGCACTTGATGGTAACTTGGTTAGTTGCTTTCGGTTCTAACTTCTCTGCACTGTGGATCCTTGTTGCGAATGGTTGGATGCAAAACCCTGTCGCTGCAGACTTCAACTTTGAAACCATGCGAATGGAAATGTTGAGTTTTGCTGATCTGGTTTTAAACCCTGTCGCTCAAGTTAAATTTGTTCACACCGTTGCTGCTGGTTACTGTACTGGTGCATTCTTTGTTCTGGGTATCAGCTCTTACTACCTGCTCAAAGGTCGTGATATCGGTTTTGCAAAACGTTCTTTCGCAGTTGCTGCTACTTTTGGTATCGCAGCTGTATTATCTGTTATCGTACTGGGTGATGAATCTGGTTACGAAATGGGTGACGTACAGAAAACTAAACTGGCTGCAATTGAAGGTGAATGGCATACAGAAGCAGCTCCAGCTGCATTTAATCTGATTGCATTCCCTAATCAAGAAAAAATGGAAAACTCGTTTGCATTACAAATTCCTTATGTCATGGGTATTATTGCAACGCGTTCTTTCGATACACCAGTATTAGGTCTGCATGACTTGATGAGTCAACACGAAGTTCGTATTCGTAATGGTATGAAAGCTTACGAATTATTAAACGAACTACGTTCAGGTAATACCGATCCAACGGTACGCGCTGCATTTAATGACGCCAAAAAAGATTTAGGCTATGGCTTATTGCTTAAGCGTTATACAAATAATGTCTCCGATGCAACGGAAGCGCAAATTAAATCTGCTGTAAAAGACTCTATTCCTAAAGTCGCACCACTGTTCTGGTCATTCCGTATCATGGTTGCCGCAGGCTTCCTGATGTTACTGGTTGTTGCGATTTCCTTCTGGACAGTTCTGTCTAACCGTATTGGTAACTATAAATGGTTACTGCGTGCTGCTCTGTTTAGTATTCCATTACCATGGATTGCAGTTGAAGCAGGTTGGTTTGTTGCAGAATATGGGCGTCAACCATGGGCGATTGGTGAAATCCTGCCTACGGCTGTAGCAACTTCTTCACTGACACAGGCTGATCTCCTTGTATCTATGGGTCTTATCTGTGGTCTATATACATTATTCCTAGTTGCTGAAATGTTCCTGATGTTCAAATTTGGTCGCCTTGGGCCGAGTAGCCTGAAGACGGGTCGCTATCACTTTGAACAGAAGAACGCATCTTCTGCACAAAGTAAGTAACACAGGAGTCCACTATGTTTGATTATGAAGTATTGCGATTTGTTTGGTGGCTACTGATTGGTATCTTACTGATTGGCTTTGCAGTCACTGATGGTTTTGATATGGGTGTTGGTGTGTTACTACGCGTTATCGCTAAAGATGACACTGAACGCCGTATTTTGATTAACTCTGTTGCACCTCACTGGGATGGTAACCAAGTATGGTTAATCACAGCGGGTGGTGCATTATTCGCTGCATGGCCAATGGTTTATGCTGCGGCATTCTCTGGTTTCTATTTCGGTATGATCTTCGTACTGGCGGCATTATTCTTCCGTCCAGTTGGTTTTGATTACCGTTCTAAACTGGAATCTCCAAAATGGCGTGGCATGTGGGATTGGGGTATCTTTATTGGTAGCTTCGTTCCACCATTAGTTATCGGTGTTGCTTTTGGTAACCTGTTACAAGGTGTTCCATTAGAAGTCGATAGTATGCAACGTGTATCTTATAACGGTACGACTAACGCTCTGATTAACCTATTAAGCCTGTTAAACCCATACGGTTTATTAGCGGGTGTGGTTAGCTTAATGATGATTGTTGCACACGGTGCAAGTTATCTTCAAATGCGTACTACTGGTGAGTTACATGAGCGTACTCGTAAAACAACGTACATTACCTCACTAATTACGTTTATCGCATTCGCATTAGCAGGTGTATGGTTAATCTATGGTATCGATGGCTTTATTATTACAAGCGCTATTGATACAGCAGGACCATCATCTCCACTGCTGAAAACCGTTTCTCATGAAGCGGGTGCTTGGATGACTAACTACAACAACTATCCAGTATTATGGGCACTGCCGGCCTTAGGTCTGTTATCTCCATTACTGGCGATTGTTGCAACTAAAGCAAACAAAGGTGGTTGGGCATTCCTGTTCACTTCACTGACTATTGCTTGTGTTATCCTGACTTGTGGTGTGACTATGTTCCCATTTGTGATGCCTTCGAGCACATTCCCAGATGTGAGCTTAACAATGTGGGATGCAACTTCTAGCTTGTTTACTCTGCAAGTCATGACAGTTGTTGCGATTATCTTTGTACCTATCGTTCTCCTTTACACTATCTGGTGTTACTGGAAAATGCATGGTCGCCTTGATAAGAAATTTATCGAAGGCAATAATCATACTCTTTACTAAGGAGCATAGAGAATGTGGTATTTTGCATGGATCCTCGGCACACTCTTCGCTTGTAGTATTGCGGTGATCGCAGGACTGGCTTTCGAACACGCTGAAGCCAAAAAAACTTCAGAAAGTGAAGAATAATGTTGGATAAAAGCTACCAACTACTAGACAAGGGCCCTATTAGGGCTCTTGTTTTAATCATGGCGTTGGCTATGGCATTTTGTGTCATGTGGGACCCTAGCCGATTTGCAGCGAACACAAGTTCATTGGCAATTTGGCAAGGTATTCTTCTTATTTGGTCTGTATGTGCTGGTGCAACTTTTGGTCTAGCATTTCGTCCTAAACATATTGTCGCAAAATGTTTATTACATCCAATCCCAGCAATTATTATTTTAGTTGTTGGATTAAGTTACTTTTTCTTCTAAAAAAATACCTTATTTCTGCTCGTAATATGAAAAAGAAATAAGGTATTTTATTTTCTATACATTCATACATCCGCACTAAATTCTTTTGTCCTCGTGTTTCTATAATTGAATATTTTCTTTCAAATAATCAATAAATAAACGTGTTTTTCTTGGGATATGCTCGCTATAAGGAAAAATAATATTAACGGATTGTGTTAATAGCGATAGTTCAGGAAACAGCACCACTAATTTTTCTTCTAATAATTCTTGATGAATATACCAATGTGGCAAAATAGTCATTCCAGCATGCGAAAGTACCATTTTCTTTAATGCAGCAATAGTATTCGTTTCGAAATAGGCATCTTGAGCTAATTGAGAAAGTAGGGTATTGAATTCTGAAGAGGCTGAAAGCTTACTTTGGCGCAAATTACTATTTGCTAAATAAGGAATAGCGCTCAAGTCATTAATGGTTTTTATTGAGAATTTTTGCAACAAATGAGGTGAGATAACCAAACTTATCTCATAATCAGCCAGTTTTGTAGACCGATAATTACTGTCTTTTAATGTGCCAAGACGAATAGCAAGATCAAGTTTATGGTTTATTAAATCCTCAATAGAAGAATTAAACGCATACTGTACTTTTAGCTTCGGATGCAACTGCATAAATTGATTAAGTAATGGCAAAATGTAGTGTTCACCAAATTCAGCCGTTGAACTTAACCGCAACGATCCCTGTAATTCTTGTTGACCTAATCGCGCTTTATCCAATGTTTGTTCTAATTGAATTAACACTTGGCGAAAATCCTGATAAAGCATTTCTCCTGTTTCTGTCAGTGAGAATCGACGAGTATTACGATTAAGTAATGATACATCTAATTCTGTTTCTAACGCCTTGATATGAATACTTACCATCGATTTACTGAGGCGCAAATATTTTGCTGCTTGAGTAAATGATCCCGTATCGACAACAGCAATAAACGAGCGAATTCGATCAATTTGATTTTGCATGATTGTTTACTCTGATTAAACAATAAGTTCTATTTTGTCAGATAGACGAAATTCGTCAATCTTCCGTACTCTATGCCCGGAGGATTTTTATGACTTACCGTTATCGAATTGCATCTATATTTTTGCTGGGCTTCTTTATCGATTGTATTAACATTTTTATGTCAGCTATTGCATTACCTGCAATTGCCGATGATATGCAGATCTCTATCGTTTCTGTTACATGGGTTTCAAATAGTTATATTTTAGGATTAACATTAATTATTCCCTTGAGTCATTGGTTATCTCAACGTTTTGGAATTAAAGCATTGATGGTAACGTCAATGTTGATGTTTAGTTTATCAGTTGCATTAGTGGGATATTCTCACTCTTTTATCGAACTTATTTTTTGGCGCTTTATTCAAGGTGTGAGTGGTGGGCTGTTAATCCCAATTGGGCAAGCATTAACTTTTCAATATTTTCAAGGGCATGAGAGAAGTAAAATATCAACACTTATTATGGCAATAGCCTTGATTGCACCTGCGATATCGCCAACATTAGGTGGATTTATTGTTGATGTTGTTTCGTGGCGTTGGGTTTTTTATAGCAATATTCCATTCTCATTGATAACCGCGTTTCTAGCCTTTATCTGGGTAAAAGAGCCTTTACCGAAAGAAAACGCTATGCCTGATATTAAAGGTATCATTCTTATTAGTTTGATCATTGTATCTGGATTGTTCGCGTTATCTGCTTATGGTGAATATCACTCAACATTACTTGCTTTATTGATTGCCGTACTTTCAATCATTTTTGCTGTACTTTATTATTATCATTATCGGCACCATTCATCACCGGTTATTAATTTAGCATTATTAAAAAATAGAAATCTATCACTCTCTATTTTTATTTATTACTGTATTCCGGGTGTTTTTACTGGCGTAAATATTCTCGCTATTTTTTATTTACAACAATATTTAAAATTTACAGGTCAAGGTACAGGTGTTTTTATGTTGTTGTATGCACTGGGTGCCTTTATTTCGATGACAATAAGTGGTTCGCTTTATAATAAATTAGGTATGAAACGCTTATTTATTATTGCGTTGCTATTACATAGTATTGGTATCGCTTTATTGAGTATTGTAAATAGTAATACAGATATTCCATTACTTATTATTGCATATCTAATTATCGGAGTGGGTGGGGGAGTGGGTGCTAACACCGCTCAAACCACGGCATTGTATGACTTTAGTGCGCAGAAGTTAGTTCAAGCAAGTATTATTTGGAATATTAACAGGCAAGTTGTTTTTAGTCTCGGGGCAACTATGGTTGCTATGTTATTTAATATTCTTTCTCTTTTTTGTTTACCACAAACTGCTTATAGCATGACTTTTTTAATATGTGCATTGATAGGTATATTACCTCTTACTTTATTATTTACATTAAAGAAAAAAGTTATTACACAGGAAATACAAGATGAATTTTAATAATGATTTAATTATAGAAAGCATTAAATCTTTGCATGATGAAATTGAAACGGTTTTTACACAATATCCACTATCAATTACTGCCATTACAAAAATAGAAAATCTCTTATCTCCAGAATTTTCAATGGTTGGGATCAGCGGAAAAGCGGTGAGTTATGATGAAGTTATCGCGATGTTCAAACAAAATGCAGGAAAAAGAAGTGGTCTGAAAATAAAAACGGATGATTATAAAATAATTCACCAGTCAGATTGTTTGGCGCTTGTCCGATATCAAGAAACACATAGTGAAAATAAGAAAATTCTTAGACGTGAGTCTGTGGTGTTATTGAGACGCAATTCTCATGATGAGAGTTGGCAATGGTACTATCTTCATGAAACCCCAATCTCAAATAATTGATTGATTTATATGAAAAACCAGTTTTTTAACTGGTTTTTTTTATCATTAAAAATAATACTACTAAATTAGACAATCTATAAATTTCTAATTAGCAAGCATTTTTATGCTGTCTTAATAAAAATATTTTTTCTATTCAGAGCACAAAGCATATTGCGTGTTGCAAAGAAGAGTTTATGATTGGCGGCTGAAAACTGCGTTTTCTATTCTTTACGTTACTACGATTCCCTTAGAGCGACCTCTTAAGTATAGTTAGGTAACCTATAGCTACATTATTTATGGACTTAACTCGGGAAATGTAAGGAAGGTAATATGCAGTTTCTTTGGCCTGTTCGTGTTTATTATGAAGATACTGATGCCGGTGGTGTTGTTTATCACGCCAGTTATCTGAAATATTTTGAACGCGCTAGAACTGAACTACTCAGAGAAAAAGGTTTTCATCAGCATGATTTACGGGAGTATAATCATGTTGCATTTGTTGTACGTAAATTATCAATAGAATATATTGCGCCAGCTCGACTTGATAATCTTTTGCAAGTAGAAAGTGAAATTACCGCATTGCGTGGTGTTTCGATGACATTTTCTCAAAAGATTATTAATGAAGATGGTTGTGTATTATGTAGCGCAGAAGTGCTCATTGTCTGCGTAGATTCATCAAAAATGAAGCCAGTAGCGCTTCCTAAGTCCATTATCGCGGAGTTTAAGTAGTGGCTGACATGAATGTTATCGATCTCTTCCTAAAAGCAGGGCTTTTAGTCAAGTTGATCATGTTGCTTTTAATCGGATTTTCTATTGCATCTTGGGCGATTATTATTCAGCGAACTAAAGTTCTGAATGCCGCCGATCGTGAAGCTGCAGATTTTGAAGATAAATTCTGGTCAGGTACTGATTTGGCTCGTTTATATAAAGATAGCCAAGCACGTCGTGATGAATTATCTGGTTCAGAGCAAATTTTTCATTCTGGCTTTAAAGAATTTGCCCGTTTGCATCAAGCAAGCGTCCATGCTCCTGATGCGGTTGTTAATGGTGCATCAAGGGCTATGCGTGTCTCTTTCAACCGTGAATTAGAATCTTTAGAAAATCATATTCCTTTCCTTGGTACTGTTGGCTCTATCAGCCCATATATTGGTCTGTTTGGTACAGTTTGGGGGATTATGCACGCATTTATTGCATTAGGTAGTGTTAAACAAGCGACATTACAAATGGTAGCACCCGGCATTGCTGAAGCGCTGATTGCAACAGCTATCGGTTTATTTGCGGCAATCCCCGCAGTTATGGCTTATAACCGGTTTACGCAGCGTGTAAATAAACTGGAACAAAGTTACGATAACTTTATGGAAGAGTTCCTGACGATTTTACATCGCCAAGCTTTTGCCTCCGCAGAAAAGAAATAGTTAACGCAGAAGGAGAGAGCTGATGGCACGAGGTCGCAGTAGCCGCCGAGGCGTAAAATCAGAGATTAACATTGTTCCTTTGCTCGACGTATTATTAGTGCTGTTACTTATTTTTATGGCTACGGCACCGATTATCTCGCAAAGTGTTGAGGTTGATCTTCCTGAAGCAACAGAGACACAAACTGTTTCAAGTAGCGATAATCCTCCTGTGATTGTTGAAGTTGCAGGTGTTGGGCAATATAACATTCGTGTTGATCAGGAAGTATTAGAATTATTACCACAAGAACAGATTATGGCTGAAGCTAAACGACAACTGGAAAAAAATCCGAAAGTTGTCTTTCTTATTGGCGGTGCTAAAGATGTTCCTTATGATGAGATAATTAAAGCGCTCAACATGTTACGTCAAGCAGGTGTTAAATCTGTAGGTTTAATGACTCAGCCTATGTAATTAGGTTGAAATAAGTTTGGATGATAGCGTGGGAAAGAAGACGAAACCAACCCGAAGTAAATTGAGCGGTTCAGTTATCTTGTCTACCGCCTTGCATTTACTTGTTATCGCATTGCTTATCTGGGGGTCATTAACTCAGAAATGGGATTTAGGTGGTGGCGGTGGATCTGATGGACAAGTTATTGATGCTATTATGGTTGATCCTAATGCGGTGGTACAACAGTATAACCAGCAAAAAGCGCAACAAGCTAACGTCCAAAAAGCCGAGCAAGAGCGAAAAGAGCGTGCAGAGCAACAAGAAGAAGAGTTGCGTCAGCAGCAAGTGAAAGAACAAGAACGTTTGAAAACGTTAGAAGTTGAACGTTTACAAGCGAAAGAGGCGGCAGAAGCTCAAAAACGTGAATCTGCATTAGCCGCCGCTAAAGCAAAAGAAGAACAAAAAGTTGCAGAAGAAGCGGCTGCACAAGCGAAAGCAGAGCGTGATCGCATCTTAAAAGAACAAGCAGACGCTAAAAAACAAGCGGAAGCAGAAGCGAAGAAACAAGCAGAATTAGCCGCGAAACAAAAAGCGGAAGAAGAAGCGAAGGCCAAAGCTGAAGCCGATGCAAAAGCCAAAGCAGAAGCGGATGCAAAAGCTAAAGCTGAAGCCGATGCTAAAGCAAAGGCTGCCGCAGAAGCGAAAGCTAAAGCAGCAGCAGAAGCTAAGGCAAAAGCGGCTGCTCAACAGCAAAGTAAAGCAGTAGATAGTTTACTTGATGGTTTAGTGGCTGACGGTAGTAAACAAAGTGGTGCTTCTGCAGCAGGTCAAGGTGGTGGAAATCGTACTGGTGCGAATGATGCGGGTATTGATCGCTATACAGGGCAAGTGAAAGTTGCTATCCAACAGAAGTTTTTTGATTCTGATTTGTATAAAGGTCGTAAGTGTGACCTTAAAATAAGTATTGCACCAGACGGAATGTTGATAAGTGCGAAAGCGGTAGGTGGAGATCCGGCTTTATGCCAAGTCGCATTACAAGCGGCGAAAATGGCGACATTACCTAAGCCACCAAAGGATATTTACGAGAAAGTAAAATCACCAACAATTGAGTTTAAGCCATAAAACTGTCTGATAGTAGGAAAACATACACTAATTTATAGCTATTTTAGAATGTTATTGATGTGTTGTATGGTGTTGTTGAAAAGCGTTTGTTACTATTCTGTGCGTTATTGCGTAATAACCGCAATAATAAAAGGGAGACATGATGAAGCAGGCATTAAATGTTATTTTCGGGCTTTTAATTTTATGCGTAACCACTCTGGCTAACGCTGAAGTTCGAATTGAAATTACACAAGGGGTGAATACTGCACGCCCTATCGGTGTTGTTCCTTTTAAATGGGAAGGCACAGGTCAAATGCCAGAAGATGTTGCTGGTATCATTGCGGCTGATTTACGTAATAGCGGAAAATTCAATCCAATTGATGTATCTCGTATACCTCAACAACCAGTTACTGCCTCTGAAGTCCAACCTGCACTTTGGACTGCATTGGGCATTGACTCTGTTGTCGTAGGACGTGTGCAACCATCAGCGGATGGTCAATATTTAGTGAGTTATCAGCTAGTTGATGTTGCTGGTTCTCCAGGTGCGGTTTTATCTCAAAGTGAGTTTAAAGTTCCATCTAAATGGTTACGTTACTCTGCACATACCGCGAGTGATGAAGTTTTTGAAAAACTGACGGGTATTCGTGGTGCATTCCGTACACGTATTGCTTATGTTGTTGTGACAAATGGTGGCGCATATCCTTATGAATTGCGCGTTTCAGATTATGATGGATTTAACCAAGATCGTGTTTATCGTTCATCACAGCCATTAATGTCACCAGCATGGTCGCCAGATGGTGCTAAACTTGCATATGTAACCTTTGAAAGTGGTCAATCTGCTTTAGTGGTACAAACATTAGCAACAGGTGAAATTCGCCAAATTGCATCATTCCCAAGACATAATGGCGCACCTTCGTTTTCACCTGATGGCTCTAAACTTGCATTTGCTCTTTCTAAGAGCGGTAGCTTA comes from the Proteus appendicitidis genome and includes:
- a CDS encoding LysR family transcriptional regulator, which codes for MQNQIDRIRSFIAVVDTGSFTQAAKYLRLSKSMVSIHIKALETELDVSLLNRNTRRFSLTETGEMLYQDFRQVLIQLEQTLDKARLGQQELQGSLRLSSTAEFGEHYILPLLNQFMQLHPKLKVQYAFNSSIEDLINHKLDLAIRLGTLKDSNYRSTKLADYEISLVISPHLLQKFSIKTINDLSAIPYLANSNLRQSKLSASSEFNTLLSQLAQDAYFETNTIAALKKMVLSHAGMTILPHWYIHQELLEEKLVVLFPELSLLTQSVNIIFPYSEHIPRKTRLFIDYLKENIQL
- the cydB gene encoding cytochrome d ubiquinol oxidase subunit II; translation: MFDYEVLRFVWWLLIGILLIGFAVTDGFDMGVGVLLRVIAKDDTERRILINSVAPHWDGNQVWLITAGGALFAAWPMVYAAAFSGFYFGMIFVLAALFFRPVGFDYRSKLESPKWRGMWDWGIFIGSFVPPLVIGVAFGNLLQGVPLEVDSMQRVSYNGTTNALINLLSLLNPYGLLAGVVSLMMIVAHGASYLQMRTTGELHERTRKTTYITSLITFIAFALAGVWLIYGIDGFIITSAIDTAGPSSPLLKTVSHEAGAWMTNYNNYPVLWALPALGLLSPLLAIVATKANKGGWAFLFTSLTIACVILTCGVTMFPFVMPSSTFPDVSLTMWDATSSLFTLQVMTVVAIIFVPIVLLYTIWCYWKMHGRLDKKFIEGNNHTLY
- a CDS encoding DUF4440 domain-containing protein is translated as MNFNNDLIIESIKSLHDEIETVFTQYPLSITAITKIENLLSPEFSMVGISGKAVSYDEVIAMFKQNAGKRSGLKIKTDDYKIIHQSDCLALVRYQETHSENKKILRRESVVLLRRNSHDESWQWYYLHETPISNN
- the ybgC gene encoding tol-pal system-associated acyl-CoA thioesterase, whose product is MQFLWPVRVYYEDTDAGGVVYHASYLKYFERARTELLREKGFHQHDLREYNHVAFVVRKLSIEYIAPARLDNLLQVESEITALRGVSMTFSQKIINEDGCVLCSAEVLIVCVDSSKMKPVALPKSIIAEFK
- the ybgE gene encoding cyd operon protein YbgE, which encodes MLDKSYQLLDKGPIRALVLIMALAMAFCVMWDPSRFAANTSSLAIWQGILLIWSVCAGATFGLAFRPKHIVAKCLLHPIPAIIILVVGLSYFFF
- a CDS encoding MFS transporter: MTYRYRIASIFLLGFFIDCINIFMSAIALPAIADDMQISIVSVTWVSNSYILGLTLIIPLSHWLSQRFGIKALMVTSMLMFSLSVALVGYSHSFIELIFWRFIQGVSGGLLIPIGQALTFQYFQGHERSKISTLIMAIALIAPAISPTLGGFIVDVVSWRWVFYSNIPFSLITAFLAFIWVKEPLPKENAMPDIKGIILISLIIVSGLFALSAYGEYHSTLLALLIAVLSIIFAVLYYYHYRHHSSPVINLALLKNRNLSLSIFIYYCIPGVFTGVNILAIFYLQQYLKFTGQGTGVFMLLYALGAFISMTISGSLYNKLGMKRLFIIALLLHSIGIALLSIVNSNTDIPLLIIAYLIIGVGGGVGANTAQTTALYDFSAQKLVQASIIWNINRQVVFSLGATMVAMLFNILSLFCLPQTAYSMTFLICALIGILPLTLLFTLKKKVITQEIQDEF
- the tolA gene encoding cell envelope integrity protein TolA; its protein translation is MGKKTKPTRSKLSGSVILSTALHLLVIALLIWGSLTQKWDLGGGGGSDGQVIDAIMVDPNAVVQQYNQQKAQQANVQKAEQERKERAEQQEEELRQQQVKEQERLKTLEVERLQAKEAAEAQKRESALAAAKAKEEQKVAEEAAAQAKAERDRILKEQADAKKQAEAEAKKQAELAAKQKAEEEAKAKAEADAKAKAEADAKAKAEADAKAKAAAEAKAKAAAEAKAKAAAQQQSKAVDSLLDGLVADGSKQSGASAAGQGGGNRTGANDAGIDRYTGQVKVAIQQKFFDSDLYKGRKCDLKISIAPDGMLISAKAVGGDPALCQVALQAAKMATLPKPPKDIYEKVKSPTIEFKP
- the cydA gene encoding cytochrome ubiquinol oxidase subunit I, producing MFDIVELSRLQFALTAMYHFLFVPLTLGMAFMLAIMETIYVLSGKQVYKDMTKFWGKLFGINFALGVATGLTMEFQFGTNWSYFSHYVGDIFGAPLAIEGLMAFFLESTFVGLFFFGWDRLGKKQHLMVTWLVAFGSNFSALWILVANGWMQNPVAADFNFETMRMEMLSFADLVLNPVAQVKFVHTVAAGYCTGAFFVLGISSYYLLKGRDIGFAKRSFAVAATFGIAAVLSVIVLGDESGYEMGDVQKTKLAAIEGEWHTEAAPAAFNLIAFPNQEKMENSFALQIPYVMGIIATRSFDTPVLGLHDLMSQHEVRIRNGMKAYELLNELRSGNTDPTVRAAFNDAKKDLGYGLLLKRYTNNVSDATEAQIKSAVKDSIPKVAPLFWSFRIMVAAGFLMLLVVAISFWTVLSNRIGNYKWLLRAALFSIPLPWIAVEAGWFVAEYGRQPWAIGEILPTAVATSSLTQADLLVSMGLICGLYTLFLVAEMFLMFKFGRLGPSSLKTGRYHFEQKNASSAQSK
- the tolR gene encoding colicin uptake protein TolR is translated as MARGRSSRRGVKSEINIVPLLDVLLVLLLIFMATAPIISQSVEVDLPEATETQTVSSSDNPPVIVEVAGVGQYNIRVDQEVLELLPQEQIMAEAKRQLEKNPKVVFLIGGAKDVPYDEIIKALNMLRQAGVKSVGLMTQPM
- the tolB gene encoding Tol-Pal system beta propeller repeat protein TolB; this translates as MKQALNVIFGLLILCVTTLANAEVRIEITQGVNTARPIGVVPFKWEGTGQMPEDVAGIIAADLRNSGKFNPIDVSRIPQQPVTASEVQPALWTALGIDSVVVGRVQPSADGQYLVSYQLVDVAGSPGAVLSQSEFKVPSKWLRYSAHTASDEVFEKLTGIRGAFRTRIAYVVVTNGGAYPYELRVSDYDGFNQDRVYRSSQPLMSPAWSPDGAKLAYVTFESGQSALVVQTLATGEIRQIASFPRHNGAPSFSPDGSKLAFALSKSGSLNLYVMDLASGNMTQVTNGRSNNTEPNWMPDGQTLVYTSDQGGRPQIYKVNINGGTPERITWEGKQNQNPAVSPDGSFLVMVSSESGRQHIAKQDLETNSVQYLTDTFLDETPSIAPNGTMVIYSSTQGLGTILQLVSTDGRFKARLPATDGQVKSPAWSPFM
- the tolQ gene encoding Tol-Pal system protein TolQ yields the protein MADMNVIDLFLKAGLLVKLIMLLLIGFSIASWAIIIQRTKVLNAADREAADFEDKFWSGTDLARLYKDSQARRDELSGSEQIFHSGFKEFARLHQASVHAPDAVVNGASRAMRVSFNRELESLENHIPFLGTVGSISPYIGLFGTVWGIMHAFIALGSVKQATLQMVAPGIAEALIATAIGLFAAIPAVMAYNRFTQRVNKLEQSYDNFMEEFLTILHRQAFASAEKK
- the cydX gene encoding cytochrome bd-I oxidase subunit CydX; its protein translation is MWYFAWILGTLFACSIAVIAGLAFEHAEAKKTSESEE